A single genomic interval of Helianthus annuus cultivar XRQ/B chromosome 6, HanXRQr2.0-SUNRISE, whole genome shotgun sequence harbors:
- the LOC110865322 gene encoding phosphatidylinositol:ceramide inositolphosphotransferase 1 produces the protein MSFYIGREASKLWKRICAETTTEINLLLENWKYILGGLICQYIHGLAARGVHYFHHPGPILQDTGFFLLPELGQDRAYVSESVFTFVFLSFFLWTFHPFIFKSKKIYTVLIWCRVLAFLVACQILRIITFYSTILPGPNYHCREGSRRATLPRPDNLFEVLLIIPRGVLYGCGDLIFSSHMIFSLVFVRTYQKYGTRRFIKQCAWLVVVVQSLLIIASRKHYTVDVVVAWYTVNLVVFFVDHKLPELPDRSLGTVLLPVSKDGRMKEENTKLVNGNSGEPVDRRMRSQANGKVNEDGDNVHIEVVDGS, from the exons ATGTCGTTTTACATAGGTCGTGAGGCTTCTAAG CTTTGGAAGAGAATTTGTGCGGAAACTACAACAGAAATCAATCTTCTTTTGGAGAATTGGAAGTATATTTTAGGCGGTTTAATTTGTCAG TACATTCATGGACTGGCAGCTAGAGGAGTCCATTATTTTCATCATCCGGGACCGATTCTTCAAGATACCGGGTTCTTTCTGCTTCCT GAACTTGGGCAAGATAGAGCATACGTCAGTGAGAGCGTATTCACATTCGTCTTTCTGTCCTTTTTCCTG TGGACCTTCCATCCTTTCATATTCAAGAGTAAAAAGATCTACACAGTTCTAATATGGTGCAGAGTCCTCGCGTTTTTAGTT GCTTGTCAAATTCTTCGTATCATAACATTTTATTCAACTATACTGCCTGGTCCAAACTACCATTGTCGCGAG GGTTCACGGCGTGCAACACTTCCTCGTCCAGATAATCTCTTTGAAGTTCTATTAATCA TTCCTCGGGGCGTTCTTTATGGCTGTGGGGATTTAATATTCTCATCTCACATGATCTTTTCTCTTGTATTTGTTCGGACATATCAAAAATACGGTACACGGAG ATTTATAAAACAGTGTGCTTGGTTAGTTGTTGTGGTTCAGAGTTTATTAATTATTGCATCTCGTAAGCATTACACAGTTGACGTTGTTGTGGCCTG GTACACAGTTAATTTGGTCGTGTTCTTCGTTGACCACAAGTTACCAG AGTTGCCTGATCGCAGTCTAGGCACAGTTTTGTTACCTGTGAGCAAAGACGGTCGAATGAAAGAAGAAAACACTAAACTTGTGAACGGAAACTCCGGAGAGCCTGTGGATCGG AGGATGAGAAGTCAGGCCAATGGGAAGGTGAATGAAGATGGTGATAATGTACACATTGAAGTAGTGGATGGTTCATAG